From Carnobacterium alterfunditum DSM 5972:
TTCTAGAATTTTCTCTAAAAAGATTCAATTTTTTTTCGTCTATAAATATTTCTTCAATTACATTAGCAAACTCTACTTCTCTTGCTTTAAGATTAATTCTATAACCATTGTATCCATTGACTACGTAATTACTTATGCCCCCAGTATCAAAAGTTATACTTGGTAATCCATATGCACAAGCCTCTGCAAAAGCAATGCCAGCACATTCTGCTTTTGTTGGTAAAATTAAAATATCGCTATTTGAAATGATTTCTATTAATTTTTTTTCTTCTTTTTCTATATTTTTATTTAAAAAACCTTCAACTTTAATATAAAATTCATTTACTTCATATGGGGGAGAACATCCGACTATTATTAAATTTGCTTTAACTTCTCTTTTTCTTAATTCTTTTACCGTTGCTATTGCTATCTCTCCCCCTTTTCTTTCCCATTCAACTCCTAAAAACAATAAATTTATTTCATTATCCTTCTTTTTAAAGTCAATATTATCAGACTCCGGAACTTTAGATAGATTAGCCCCAAATGGGATAGTTATGCATTTTGAACTAGAAATTGAATAATCATTTAAAGCAGAGTTTTTTGCCCAATCTGAAGCAAAAATAATTTTACTGGCTTTTAAAAGTGCACTCATTTCTATTTTATTACCTTCCATTTGATTTATTTTTAATAATTTTTCAAACGATGGATAATAATTTAACATAACTGCAAAAGTAGCATCTGTCAAATAAATTATGGGTATTTTTGTCTTAAGATAAGTTATACATTGACTATTTCCTGTTAAAAAAATCAAGTCTATATCACTCGTTTTTTTTATTTTTTTTAACACTTGATTAGAGTAGTTTTTTGCAATAATTAAATTATGAGAACGATCGTAATTTTTTTTTAGTATATTTCTAGATATATATACCAAAGCTTTAGTTAAGAATTCTAATAAGGGGCTCTTATGTACATTAATTAATTTTACATCATATTTTTCAGATAACATTGTATAAATCTTATTAGTCGTTCCAGACCATATTTTTTTATCTACCGGATCTCCAACCGAAATAAAGGCTATTTTCATTATTGTTCTCCTGTTCCATTCTATATTTCTAACAAAGTTAATTATAAAAACATGAATTTCTTAATTAAATCTTTTTTTTATTTTTATTAATATTTTTCTTTCAAACAAACAATATCTCATACCTATTTCTAATATTTTTATTTCTAACTTATTAATAGCATTATATTTTTTTTGAAAATATAATGCTGATCTCATAGAAATTTCTAAAGCTTTAGATGAGGCTTCTAATGATATTGTTGAGGAATTATCATGATCATGTATATAATGATATTTTGTCAAAATACCTTCTTTATAATTTTTATTCTTTAATTTATAAGCTAGAATATTTTCTTCATAAAATAAAAAAACATTTTCATCAAAATAGCCTATATTCTTTAATACATCGGCTCTTACTGCAAAAAAACTTCCAGGTACTACTTCGACATCTATAATGTCACAGGAATTTTTGTTAAAGGAGTATATTGCTTTTTTCTTATTTAGTAGCCTAAGTAAAAAAAAGCAATCCATTATTTCTCTCGTATAGGTTGGAATTTTCCAATGCTGATTTTGTGTAAACTGTTTATCACTATCAACTCTGGCTGAAGATAATAAAGCATAATCTCTATATCTCTTATCTGAAAAAACATCAATAATTCTCTTTACTACTACCTCTTCAAAATTAACATCTGGATTAGCTATAAAAATTATATCTAATTTGAATTTCTCTAAAAATTTTATTCCATAATTATTTCCATAAGAATATCCTTTATTCTCTTTTGTTTGTATCACATCCACTTTATTAGATACTATTTTTCTTAATATATCAAATGAGTTATCATTTGAACAATTATCAACGATAACTACTTTTTCAAAGTATGAAAATTTTTCCAACCTATTTACTAATTGTATCGTTGTATTTGCTGAATTAAAATTAAGAATTACAACTCCTGAAGTTTGCATTAGATTCTCCTAACATATATTTTTTAATAATT
This genomic window contains:
- a CDS encoding glycosyltransferase family 4 protein, which codes for MKIAFISVGDPVDKKIWSGTTNKIYTMLSEKYDVKLINVHKSPLLEFLTKALVYISRNILKKNYDRSHNLIIAKNYSNQVLKKIKKTSDIDLIFLTGNSQCITYLKTKIPIIYLTDATFAVMLNYYPSFEKLLKINQMEGNKIEMSALLKASKIIFASDWAKNSALNDYSISSSKCITIPFGANLSKVPESDNIDFKKKDNEINLLFLGVEWERKGGEIAIATVKELRKREVKANLIIVGCSPPYEVNEFYIKVEGFLNKNIEKEEKKLIEIISNSDILILPTKAECAGIAFAEACAYGLPSITFDTGGISNYVVNGYNGYRINLKAREVEFANVIEEIFIDEKKLNLFRENSRRLYEDKLNWHKWLLEVDDIIKTIH
- a CDS encoding glycosyltransferase family 2 protein, with protein sequence MQTSGVVILNFNSANTTIQLVNRLEKFSYFEKVVIVDNCSNDNSFDILRKIVSNKVDVIQTKENKGYSYGNNYGIKFLEKFKLDIIFIANPDVNFEEVVVKRIIDVFSDKRYRDYALLSSARVDSDKQFTQNQHWKIPTYTREIMDCFFLLRLLNKKKAIYSFNKNSCDIIDVEVVPGSFFAVRADVLKNIGYFDENVFLFYEENILAYKLKNKNYKEGILTKYHYIHDHDNSSTISLEASSKALEISMRSALYFQKKYNAINKLEIKILEIGMRYCLFERKILIKIKKRFN